The Agromyces sp. LHK192 genome includes a window with the following:
- a CDS encoding helix-turn-helix transcriptional regulator, with product MIVDPGADDRLDRAFMALADPVRRRIVARLSRGSATVNDLAEPFDITKQAVSKHIQVLEQAGLVTRTRDAQRRPVHLNPAALESLTAWIDRYRLIHEQQFRALDALLADATAASPTERRASADAAGTDGTSKEQEQ from the coding sequence ATGATTGTGGATCCCGGTGCCGACGACCGGCTCGACCGAGCCTTCATGGCCCTGGCCGACCCGGTGCGCCGACGCATCGTGGCTCGGCTGAGCCGCGGATCCGCGACCGTCAACGACCTCGCCGAACCGTTCGACATCACCAAGCAGGCGGTGTCCAAGCACATCCAGGTGCTCGAGCAGGCCGGGCTCGTCACGCGCACGCGGGACGCGCAACGCCGACCCGTGCACCTGAACCCCGCGGCCCTCGAGTCGCTCACCGCATGGATCGACCGGTATCGGCTGATCCACGAGCAGCAGTTCCGGGCGCTGGACGCGCTGCTCGCCGATGCGACCGCCGCATCGCCCACCGAGCGCCGAGCATCCGCCGATGCCGCAGGCACCGACGGAACATCGAAGGAGCAGGAGCAATGA